The Rhodoluna lacicola genome includes the window GATCAGGTCACGCTCACCCCTGAGAAGTTCATTCAGGTTGAGGGTCGCAGTTCAAAGACCAATCTGCCGGGCGTTTTTGCCTGTGGAGATGTGATTGACCCGACTTACCGTCAGGCAATTACCGCCGCCGGCTCTGGTTGTGTGGCTGCGCTAGACGCAGAGCACTTCCTGGCCAACCACTAGCTTCAAATCTGTACAAAATTAGGAGATTCAGATGTCCAAGGACGTAACCACCGCCAGCTTCCAGGCTGATGTACTTTCAAACCCAAAGCCAGTCCTCGTAGACTTTTGGGCCGAGTGGTGTGGTCCTTGCCGCATGGTCTCTCCGATCCTTGATGAGATTGCTGCCGAATACGGCGACAAGCTTGAGGTCGTAAAGGTAAACGTAGACAACGAGCCTCAGCTGGCACAGCAGTATGGCATCACCGGAATTCCTGCGCTGCAGGTTTTCCACGGTGGCGCTGTGGTGAAGTCAATGGTTGGCGCGAAGCCAAAGAACATCTTGCTTCAGGACCTTGCCGACTACATCAAGTAATTTTTCAACACCGAAAGTCGGTCTCCGCTAGGGGACCGACTATTGCTTTAAGTAAACTAATCTAATGACCGAACTCACCCCGCAGGCAAATAATCTCGACCAATGGTTGGATGCTTATGCGGCGCGCGCGGAAACCCTAACGGTTTCAGAAGTTCGAGCCCTGTTTTCTGTGGTGTCCCGCCCAGAGGTGGTTAGCCTTGCCGGCGGAATGCCTTACGTTGCGGCCCTGCCCAAAGATCTTTTGAGCGATGCCTACGAAAGCATGATGCGCACCCGCGGCGACCTGGCGATTCAGTACGCCGGCGGCCAGGGCGACCTAAAACTTCGCGATCAGATTCGCGACCTAATGGCCCTTGAGGGAATCCACTCATCGGTTGAAGACATCGTGATCACCACCGGTTCGCAGCACGGCCTAGATATGATTGCCGGCCTATTCCTTGATGAGGGTGACGTTGTTCTGGCCGAGGGCCCTAGCTACGTTGGCGCTATCGGTATTTTCCGTCACTACGAAGCGCACATTGAGCACGTCTACACCGATAACAACGGCATGAGCCCTGAAGCTCTTGAAGAGTCAATCGACAGAATGAAAAAGCAGGGCAAGAAAATTAAGTTCTTGTACCT containing:
- the trxA gene encoding thioredoxin; translation: MSKDVTTASFQADVLSNPKPVLVDFWAEWCGPCRMVSPILDEIAAEYGDKLEVVKVNVDNEPQLAQQYGITGIPALQVFHGGAVVKSMVGAKPKNILLQDLADYIK